In Babylonia areolata isolate BAREFJ2019XMU chromosome 19, ASM4173473v1, whole genome shotgun sequence, a single window of DNA contains:
- the LOC143293763 gene encoding uncharacterized protein LOC143293763, which yields MSNCEDSQSHFDSEQPSVSHRPKNVPLRLWEKFQALEKRTNEATKRSTEKRIKHLQKTALENVARALHHPDDKEIVSMPPEIDSKAKGDAAASSSSPSSSSHTTVSRKRRAEDDPADNGSKDHSDRTCAEAPSEEVEKEWQKVRGLLGVNEHLAGVSHGALGPKTVLEMRIDDAITSGDYRRAEELSDHMASREFGEKVAKAIDAKNFLQHKQEEEETAKAKRKKKLHWGFEAKHRWETKSNM from the exons ATGTCGAACTGTGAAGATTCTCAATCTCATTTTGACAGTGAGCAGCCTAGTGTTTCTCACCGTCCAAAAAATGTTCCACTGCGATTGTGGGAG aagtTCCAGGCTCTGGAGAAGAGGACAAATGAGGCAACCAAACGTTCCACAGAGAAAAGAATAAAGCATCTGCAGAAGACTGCTCTGGAGAATG TAGCAAGAGCCCTCCACCATCCTGACGACAAGGAGATTGTGTCAATGCCGCCAGAGATTGACAGCAAGGCAAAGGGAGATGCTGCTGCCTCTTCGTCTTCACCCAGCAGTTCGTCCCACACCACCGTGTCCAGAAAGAGGCGGGCTGAAGATGATCCTGCTGACAACGGCAGCAAGGATCACAGTGACAG AACATGTGCGGAGGCCCCAtcagaggaggtggagaaagagtggCAGAAAGTGCGAGGACTGCTGGGCGTCAACGAGCACCTGGCAGGGGTGTCGCACGGTGCTCTGGGTCCCAAAACTGTCCTGGAGATGCGCATCGACGACGCCATCACCAGCGGAGACTATCGCCGGGCGGAGGAGCTGAGTGACCACATGGCCAGTCGGGAG TTTGGGGAAAAAGTTGCCAAGGCCATAGATGCAAAAAACTTTCTGCAACATAAGCAG gaggaggaagagacggcCAAAGCTAAACGCAAAAAGAAGCTTCACTGGGG TTTTGAGGCCAAACATCGATGGGAAACAAAAAGCAACATGTAG